The following are encoded in a window of Streptomyces sp. Go-475 genomic DNA:
- a CDS encoding PP2C family protein-serine/threonine phosphatase, giving the protein MSQARDRGGDHRPGGPSGNRAFGTRASARGRAVARLTAGAPVLPLLPVLVVSAVVLADLADGAGMIWLPLLAAGPALAATTNGPRGVLCVGGLTVALGATLGTHDGVPGREVAALLAALVAVTLASGLAGVLRGRRERVLAAVRSVAETAQHALLRPVPATVGPFQAAVRYSAAAAEARIGGDLYALIPTPHGVRLIVGDVRGKGLPAVGTAALVLGVFREAAHDEPDLLAVVDRIERSLARNLGHDDFVTAIVAGYPRAGHLEVVNCGHTPPLLVDASGSVTAVEPAHPAPPLGLRALTGHAPRLQALPFADGDQLLLYTDGVTEARDGGRAFYPLAEGLERHVSHEPGRTLDALHDELLAHVGGRLHDDAALLLIRKPAAHEAERPRAAAPGPLVAASEARCRL; this is encoded by the coding sequence ATGAGCCAAGCCCGAGACCGTGGTGGCGACCACCGGCCTGGAGGGCCGTCCGGCAATCGAGCGTTCGGCACCAGGGCTTCGGCCCGCGGGCGCGCCGTGGCGCGGCTGACGGCGGGCGCGCCCGTCCTGCCACTCCTGCCCGTCCTGGTCGTCTCCGCCGTGGTGCTCGCCGACCTCGCCGACGGAGCGGGGATGATCTGGCTGCCCCTGCTCGCGGCCGGACCCGCCCTGGCGGCCACGACCAACGGGCCGCGCGGAGTCCTCTGCGTCGGCGGCCTCACCGTGGCGCTCGGCGCGACCCTCGGCACCCACGACGGCGTGCCCGGCCGTGAAGTGGCCGCCCTGCTGGCCGCCCTGGTGGCCGTCACCCTCGCAAGCGGCCTGGCCGGTGTCCTGCGCGGGCGCCGTGAACGAGTGCTCGCCGCCGTCCGCTCGGTCGCCGAGACCGCCCAGCACGCCCTGCTCAGGCCCGTGCCGGCGACCGTCGGACCGTTCCAGGCGGCCGTCCGCTACAGCGCCGCCGCGGCCGAGGCCCGGATCGGCGGAGACCTCTACGCCCTGATCCCCACCCCGCACGGGGTGCGGCTGATCGTCGGCGACGTGCGCGGCAAGGGGCTGCCCGCCGTGGGGACCGCCGCGCTGGTGCTGGGCGTCTTCCGCGAGGCGGCCCACGACGAGCCCGATCTCCTCGCCGTGGTCGACCGGATCGAGCGGAGCCTGGCGCGCAACCTCGGCCACGACGACTTCGTCACCGCCATCGTCGCCGGATACCCGCGGGCCGGGCACCTGGAGGTGGTGAACTGCGGGCACACGCCCCCGCTGCTCGTGGACGCCTCCGGGAGCGTGACGGCGGTGGAGCCCGCGCATCCCGCCCCGCCCCTCGGACTGCGCGCCCTCACCGGGCACGCGCCGCGCCTCCAGGCGCTTCCCTTCGCCGACGGCGACCAGCTGCTGCTCTACACCGACGGGGTCACCGAGGCCCGCGACGGCGGCCGCGCCTTCTACCCGCTCGCCGAAGGCCTGGAGCGGCACGTCTCCCACGAGCCGGGCCGGACCCTCGACGCCCTGCACGACGAACTGCTGGCCCACGTGGGCGGCCGGCTGCACGACGACGCGGCCCTGCTCCTGATCCGCAAGCCGGCCGCCCACGAGGCGGAACGTCCCCGGGCGGCCGCACCCGGCCCCCTCGTCGCCGCGTCGGAGGCGAGGTGCCGCTTGTGA
- a CDS encoding IclR family transcriptional regulator, with the protein MGARDGPTLITSVQRAMRLLEAVSAHENGAPAKQLARETGLPLATAYHLLRTLTHDGYVRKLDDGGFILGDKLQTLRTTGRAQALLSRVRPTLAALRDELATAAYLTFYEDGEIRVAEIVDGPGTPRVDLWVGFEDAGHATALGKTVLRELDEEDRKDYLSRHHLADLTPRTITSLPELLRRLETPPLAPAVTDLEEYTLGTVCVAVPVYSGDTLGSLGVSLPANRLSRLPEIRERLLPTASRVTRSLSLTI; encoded by the coding sequence ATGGGTGCGCGAGACGGCCCTACGCTCATCACCTCCGTCCAGCGGGCGATGCGGCTGCTGGAGGCGGTGAGCGCGCACGAGAACGGCGCGCCGGCGAAGCAGCTGGCGCGGGAGACGGGCCTGCCCCTGGCCACCGCCTACCACCTGCTGCGGACCCTGACCCACGACGGGTACGTGCGGAAACTGGACGACGGCGGGTTCATCCTCGGCGACAAGCTGCAGACACTGCGGACCACGGGCCGCGCGCAGGCACTGCTCAGCCGTGTCCGGCCCACGCTCGCCGCCCTGCGGGACGAACTCGCGACGGCGGCCTACCTCACCTTCTACGAGGACGGCGAGATCCGGGTCGCCGAGATCGTCGACGGCCCCGGAACGCCCCGCGTCGACCTCTGGGTCGGCTTCGAGGACGCGGGGCACGCCACCGCACTGGGCAAGACCGTGCTGCGCGAACTGGACGAGGAAGACCGCAAGGACTACCTCTCCCGCCACCACCTCGCCGACCTCACCCCGCGGACGATCACCAGCCTGCCCGAACTGCTCCGGCGGCTGGAGACCCCGCCCCTCGCCCCGGCCGTCACGGACCTGGAGGAGTACACCCTGGGCACCGTCTGCGTCGCCGTCCCGGTCTACAGCGGCGACACGCTCGGCTCCCTCGGCGTCTCCCTGCCGGCGAACCGGCTCTCCCGGCTGCCGGAGATCCGGGAGCGGCTGCTCCCGACCGCGAGCCGCGTGACCCGGAGCCTCTCGCTCACTATCTGA
- a CDS encoding acylphosphatase → MTAPAVAQAVRRRVTVRGTVQGVGFRPFVHRLATDLALAGFVSNTASGVLIEVEGPPEGVADFCDRLAAEPPPLATVTGVGVEDLPVTGADGTFSIRSTDQSPGRTHLPPDTAACGDCLRELADPADRRHRHPFVTCTHCGPRFTIATGMPYDRAVTTMAGFPMCAECAREYGDPLDRRFHAQPVACPDCGPRLCVVPAAGSGVRPARDADALAAARALLAAGRIVAVKGLGGYHLACDATDARAVETLRTRKARGGKPYLFASPHHPPGASGQRLDVLAGRGAHGDGACAAQELVEGEGDAGLARYGLVEGQVRGAVVGAQRLDGALAGVLHLLALHLEVADPHAYAGAVEPPDPQQALGPLVPGVGGAGDAGDDRAVRLDPVPGEQHAELPTDAVLGRGSAVGVEEVALVEDGVGDGAELLETGQVRTAPCGGAPCARLDHGLRHRASSSRSARASLPPRSHRSSTVAASGAVALGCSGCRPGGCLGRRCAGRLPYRRGTAR, encoded by the coding sequence GTGACCGCGCCGGCGGTCGCCCAGGCGGTGCGCCGCCGCGTCACCGTGCGCGGCACCGTGCAGGGCGTGGGCTTCCGCCCCTTCGTGCACCGCCTGGCCACCGATCTCGCCCTCGCGGGCTTCGTGAGCAACACCGCGAGCGGTGTCCTCATCGAGGTGGAGGGCCCGCCGGAGGGCGTCGCCGACTTCTGCGACCGGCTGGCCGCGGAGCCACCGCCGCTGGCGACCGTCACCGGTGTCGGGGTCGAGGACCTGCCCGTCACGGGCGCCGACGGCACCTTCAGCATCCGCTCCACGGACCAATCCCCGGGCCGCACCCACCTCCCGCCCGACACCGCGGCCTGCGGCGACTGCCTGCGCGAGCTGGCCGATCCGGCCGACCGCCGGCACCGGCACCCGTTCGTCACCTGCACCCACTGCGGGCCCCGCTTCACCATCGCCACCGGCATGCCGTACGACCGGGCGGTGACGACCATGGCCGGCTTCCCGATGTGCGCCGAGTGCGCACGGGAGTACGGCGACCCCCTCGACCGGCGCTTCCACGCCCAGCCCGTGGCCTGCCCCGACTGCGGTCCCCGGCTGTGTGTGGTGCCCGCCGCCGGCAGCGGGGTCCGCCCGGCGCGGGACGCCGACGCCCTCGCGGCGGCGCGGGCGCTGCTGGCCGCCGGGCGGATCGTCGCCGTCAAGGGCCTCGGCGGCTACCACCTGGCGTGTGACGCCACCGACGCGCGGGCCGTCGAGACGCTGCGCACCCGCAAGGCGCGCGGCGGCAAGCCGTACCTCTTCGCGTCGCCGCACCACCCGCCCGGCGCCTCCGGGCAGCGGCTCGATGTCCTCGCCGGCCGCGGCGCCCACGGCGACGGTGCGTGCGCCGCGCAGGAGCTCGTCGAGGGGGAGGGCGATGCCGGCTTGGCGCGGTACGGCCTCGTCGAAGGTCAGGTGCGCGGTGCCGTCGTCGGTGCGCAGCGACTCGACGGGGCGCTGGCCGGTGTCCTCCACCTGCTTGCGCTGCATCTGGAGGTAGCGGATCCGCACGCGTACGCGGGCGCTGTCGAGCCGCCGGATCCGCAGCAGGCACTCGGTCCGCTGGTACCAGGAGTCGGCGGAGCCGGAGACGCCGGGGACGACCGGGCCGTCCGACTCGACCCAGTCCCGGGGGAACAGCACGCCGAACTGCCAACGGACGCGGTTCTTGGCCGAGGATCGGCGGTAGGGGTAGAGGAGGTAGCCCTCGTAGAGGACGGCGTCGGCGACGGCGCTGAACTGCTCGAAACCGGGCAGGTCCGCACCGCCCCGTGTGGCGGCGCTCCGTGCGCCCGTCTCGACCACGGCCTCCGCCATCGCGCCTCCTCGTCCCGGTCTGCACGCGCATCCCTTCCACCACGTTCACACCGGTCATCCACCGTCGCCGCCTCCGGCGCAGTGGCGCTGGGCTGTTCGGGTTGTCGACCGGGAGGCTGCCTCGGGCGGCGGTGTGCGGGGCGGCTGCCGTACCGGCGAGGGACAGCGCGGTGA
- the hypB gene encoding hydrogenase nickel incorporation protein HypB, which translates to MCDSVDEVTRAVLARNDGLAAGLREELARRAVSVVNLLSSPGSGKTELLGRVLARAVERGLPVAALAADLATENDADRLARSGAPVKQLLTDGLCHLEARQLRGHVEGWLPEGTSLLFVENVGNLVCPASYDLGESLRIVLMAVTEGEDKPLKYPTAFGSAHLVVLTKTDLAGPAGFDEAAFDAHVQRVNPGVEVLRSCARTGVGVDALLERVLAVRGGAPAHRPPLAPRPHTHAHEDAEAGLVP; encoded by the coding sequence ATGTGCGATTCCGTGGACGAGGTCACCCGGGCCGTCCTGGCGAGGAACGACGGTCTGGCGGCGGGCCTGCGCGAGGAACTGGCCCGGCGGGCGGTGAGCGTGGTCAACCTGCTGTCCAGCCCGGGCAGCGGCAAGACGGAACTGCTCGGCCGGGTGCTGGCCCGGGCGGTGGAGCGGGGCCTTCCGGTGGCCGCGCTCGCCGCCGACCTGGCGACCGAGAACGACGCCGACCGGCTGGCCCGTTCCGGGGCCCCGGTGAAGCAGCTGCTGACCGACGGGCTGTGCCACCTGGAGGCGCGGCAGCTGCGCGGGCACGTGGAGGGCTGGCTGCCCGAGGGAACCTCGCTGCTGTTCGTGGAGAACGTCGGCAACCTCGTGTGCCCGGCCTCCTACGACCTCGGCGAGAGCCTGCGGATCGTCCTCATGGCGGTGACGGAGGGCGAGGACAAGCCGCTCAAGTACCCCACGGCCTTCGGGTCCGCCCATCTGGTGGTGCTGACCAAGACGGATCTGGCGGGGCCGGCCGGGTTCGACGAGGCCGCCTTCGACGCCCACGTGCAGCGGGTCAACCCCGGGGTGGAGGTGCTGCGGTCCTGCGCGCGCACCGGGGTCGGCGTGGACGCCCTGCTGGAGCGGGTTCTCGCCGTACGGGGCGGGGCGCCGGCGCACCGGCCTCCGCTGGCGCCCCGCCCGCACACGCACGCCCATGAGGACGCCGAAGCCGGCCTCGTACCGTGA
- a CDS encoding hydrogenase maturation protease: MSARLLVAGVGNIFLADDAFGPEVIRALERHPLPPEVRVRDFGIRGMDLAYELLDGYDTAVLVDASVRGHAPGTLSLIEPDLPGDPATAAPPEAHGMDPAKVLALAAHLGDEPLPRVLVLACEPELRAPADEDIAPGVSATVREAVDRAVAALHTMVPVLLADPGARPPLSRPDESAALSPAGLRGSVSGGAEDR, translated from the coding sequence GTGAGCGCGCGGCTGCTCGTGGCGGGCGTCGGCAACATCTTCCTCGCGGACGACGCCTTCGGCCCCGAAGTGATCCGCGCCCTGGAGCGGCACCCCCTGCCGCCCGAGGTACGGGTGCGGGACTTCGGCATCCGCGGCATGGACCTGGCGTACGAACTGCTCGACGGCTACGACACGGCCGTCCTGGTCGACGCGTCCGTCCGGGGACACGCGCCGGGCACCCTGTCGCTGATCGAGCCGGACCTGCCCGGTGATCCCGCGACGGCCGCTCCTCCCGAGGCGCACGGCATGGACCCCGCGAAGGTCCTCGCCCTCGCCGCCCACCTGGGCGACGAGCCGCTCCCCCGCGTCCTGGTCCTCGCCTGCGAACCCGAGCTGCGGGCACCCGCCGACGAGGACATCGCCCCGGGCGTCAGCGCGACCGTGCGCGAGGCGGTCGATCGGGCCGTCGCGGCGCTGCACACCATGGTCCCGGTGCTGCTCGCCGACCCGGGGGCCAGGCCCCCGTTGAGCCGCCCGGACGAATCCGCCGCCCTGTCCCCGGCCGGGCTGCGGGGATCGGTGAGCGGGGGCGCCGAGGATCGGTAG
- a CDS encoding hydrogenase maturation protein translates to MDILLVASAFNSLSQRVYAELSDQGHRVDVVLASHGADAVRGAVREVGPELIVAPMLKSALPEDVWREHTCLIVHPGPPGDRGPSALDWAIAEEASEWGVTVLQAEAAMDAGDIWADGTFPVPPAGKSDLYRNEVSDAATAAVLLAVRRFAEGSFKPRPQSDPGIRVTWRDYFRQEQRRIDWEHDDTATVLRKLRGADSQPGVLDELCGREVFLHGGHPEDRLRGRPGELLATRSGAVCRATRDGAVWIPELRPRKTSGDPAPFRRPAASVLAGFPAPPGSGPGMPGSNGRPYWLPEIAVPLELPPERTTWTDIRYRQRGDVGFLSFSFPGGAMSTVHCRRLLAAYRYALTRRTSVLVLGGARDFFSNGIHLNVIEAADDPAEESWSNLVAMNDLVEAVLRTTDRVVVAAVGGNAAAGGVMLALAADEVWCRTGSVLNPHYRNLGLYGSEYWTYSLPRRVGAEAAERLTSEALPLSAASAERTGLVDRLVPVPAAEFATEVERLAAEVAADPDLARRITTKATARHADELQRPLAEYRRTELARMRAVFFDPQAPYHALRSAFVRKLPHGSARPLVREGAR, encoded by the coding sequence ATGGACATCTTGCTCGTCGCCAGCGCGTTCAACAGCCTGTCCCAGCGCGTGTACGCCGAACTGTCGGACCAGGGGCACCGGGTGGACGTCGTCCTCGCCTCGCACGGCGCCGACGCGGTCCGCGGCGCCGTACGCGAGGTGGGACCGGAGCTGATCGTCGCCCCGATGCTGAAGTCGGCCCTGCCGGAGGACGTGTGGCGGGAGCACACCTGCCTGATCGTGCACCCGGGGCCGCCCGGCGACCGCGGCCCGTCCGCCCTGGACTGGGCGATCGCCGAGGAGGCGTCCGAGTGGGGCGTGACGGTGCTCCAGGCCGAGGCGGCGATGGACGCGGGCGACATCTGGGCTGACGGGACGTTCCCGGTGCCGCCGGCCGGCAAGAGCGACCTGTACCGCAACGAGGTGTCCGACGCGGCCACGGCCGCCGTCCTGCTCGCCGTGCGGCGGTTCGCCGAGGGGTCCTTCAAGCCGCGCCCGCAGAGCGATCCGGGGATCCGTGTGACGTGGCGGGACTACTTCCGCCAGGAGCAGCGGCGGATCGACTGGGAGCACGACGACACCGCGACGGTGCTGCGCAAGCTCCGCGGCGCCGATTCGCAACCGGGCGTCCTGGACGAGCTCTGCGGCCGGGAGGTGTTCCTGCACGGCGGGCACCCGGAGGACCGGCTGCGCGGACGGCCCGGTGAACTGCTCGCGACCCGGTCCGGCGCGGTCTGCCGGGCCACCCGGGACGGCGCGGTGTGGATCCCGGAGCTGCGCCCCCGCAAGACCTCCGGCGACCCGGCGCCGTTCCGCCGCCCGGCCGCCTCGGTGCTCGCCGGCTTCCCGGCACCGCCCGGCAGCGGCCCGGGCATGCCGGGTTCGAACGGCCGCCCGTACTGGCTGCCGGAGATCGCCGTCCCGCTCGAACTGCCCCCGGAGCGCACCACCTGGACGGACATCCGCTACCGGCAGCGGGGGGACGTCGGCTTCCTGTCGTTCTCGTTCCCGGGCGGGGCGATGAGCACCGTCCACTGCCGCAGGCTGCTCGCCGCCTACCGGTACGCGCTCACCCGCCGCACCTCGGTGCTGGTGCTGGGCGGTGCCCGCGACTTCTTCTCCAACGGCATCCACCTCAACGTCATCGAGGCCGCGGACGACCCGGCGGAGGAGTCCTGGTCCAACCTCGTCGCCATGAACGACCTGGTCGAGGCCGTGCTGCGCACCACCGACCGGGTGGTGGTGGCGGCCGTCGGCGGCAACGCGGCGGCCGGCGGCGTGATGCTCGCCCTGGCCGCCGACGAGGTGTGGTGCCGCACGGGCAGCGTCCTCAACCCGCACTACCGGAACCTGGGCCTGTACGGCTCGGAGTACTGGACGTACTCGCTGCCGCGCCGCGTCGGAGCCGAGGCGGCGGAGCGGCTGACGAGCGAGGCGCTGCCGTTGAGCGCGGCGAGTGCCGAGCGGACCGGGCTGGTGGACCGTCTGGTGCCGGTGCCCGCCGCGGAGTTCGCCACGGAGGTCGAGCGCCTGGCCGCCGAGGTGGCCGCCGACCCTGACCTCGCCCGCCGGATCACCACCAAGGCCACGGCACGGCACGCGGACGAACTCCAGCGGCCCCTTGCGGAGTACCGGCGCACCGAACTCGCCCGTATGCGCGCCGTCTTCTTCGACCCGCAGGCCCCGTACCACGCGCTGCGCTCCGCGTTCGTCCGCAAGCTCCCGCACGGCTCCGCCCGGCCGCTGGTCCGGGAGGGTGCGCGGTGA
- the paaK gene encoding phenylacetate--CoA ligase PaaK, translating to MTSEATAPRVTGGTGRRGEPLPHELLDDGERLTRERLRALQLDRLRRSLRHAYDNVETYRAKFDAAGVTPDDCRSLEDLARFPFTTKADLRDTYPFGMFAVPMDQVRRVHASSGTTGRPTVVGYTENDLSMWADLVARSIRAAGGRPGHKVHISYGYGLFTGGLGAHYGAERAGCTVIPASGGMTARQVQIIQDFRPEIIMVTPSYMLTLLDEFERQGVDPRTSGLRVGIFGAEPWTEEMRREIEERTDLHAVDIYGLSEVIGPGVAQECVETKDGLHVWEDHFYPEVVDPITGEVLPEGEEGELVFTSLTKEALPVVRYRTRDLTRLLPGTARPAFRRIQKITGRCDDMIILRGVNVFPSQIEEIVLRTPGVAPHFQIELSRRGRLDHMTVRVETRPGTGPEQRETAAAAIAKAVKDGIGITADVSIVEPETLERSLGKLRRVKDLRPE from the coding sequence ATGACGAGCGAGGCGACGGCCCCCCGGGTCACGGGCGGGACCGGGCGGCGGGGCGAGCCCCTCCCCCACGAGCTGCTGGACGACGGCGAGCGCCTGACGCGCGAGCGGCTGCGCGCGCTCCAGCTCGACCGACTGCGCCGGAGCCTGCGGCACGCCTACGACAACGTGGAGACGTACCGGGCGAAGTTCGACGCGGCCGGGGTCACGCCCGACGACTGCCGCTCCCTGGAGGACCTGGCCCGCTTCCCCTTCACGACGAAGGCCGACCTCAGGGACACCTACCCCTTCGGCATGTTCGCCGTCCCCATGGACCAGGTGCGCCGGGTCCACGCCTCCAGCGGCACCACCGGCCGGCCCACGGTCGTCGGCTACACGGAGAACGACCTGTCGATGTGGGCCGACCTGGTGGCCCGCTCGATCCGCGCCGCCGGCGGACGCCCGGGGCACAAGGTGCACATCTCCTACGGGTACGGGCTGTTCACCGGCGGCCTCGGCGCGCACTACGGCGCCGAGCGTGCCGGGTGCACGGTGATCCCCGCCTCGGGCGGCATGACGGCCCGGCAGGTGCAGATCATCCAGGACTTCCGGCCCGAGATCATCATGGTCACCCCGTCCTACATGCTCACCCTGCTCGACGAGTTCGAGCGGCAGGGCGTCGACCCGCGCACGAGCGGCCTGCGCGTGGGCATCTTCGGGGCCGAACCGTGGACGGAGGAGATGCGCCGCGAGATCGAGGAACGGACGGACCTCCACGCCGTCGACATATACGGCCTGTCGGAGGTGATCGGCCCGGGCGTTGCACAGGAGTGCGTGGAGACCAAGGACGGGCTGCACGTGTGGGAGGACCACTTCTACCCCGAGGTCGTCGACCCGATCACGGGCGAGGTGCTGCCCGAGGGCGAGGAGGGCGAGCTGGTCTTCACGTCCCTCACCAAAGAGGCCCTGCCGGTCGTCCGGTACCGCACCCGCGACCTGACCCGGCTGCTGCCCGGCACGGCCCGGCCCGCGTTCCGTCGCATCCAGAAGATCACCGGCCGCTGCGACGACATGATCATCCTGCGCGGGGTGAACGTCTTCCCGAGCCAGATCGAGGAGATCGTGCTGCGCACCCCGGGCGTCGCCCCGCACTTCCAGATCGAGCTGTCCCGGCGCGGCCGTCTGGACCACATGACGGTCCGCGTCGAGACCCGCCCCGGCACCGGCCCCGAGCAGCGGGAAACCGCTGCCGCGGCGATCGCGAAGGCCGTCAAGGACGGCATCGGCATCACCGCCGACGTGTCGATCGTCGAACCGGAGACCCTGGAGCGCTCACTGGGCAAGCTCCGCCGGGTCAAGGACCTGCGCCCGGAGTGA